A genomic stretch from Primulina huaijiensis isolate GDHJ02 chromosome 14, ASM1229523v2, whole genome shotgun sequence includes:
- the LOC140956888 gene encoding delta(12)-acyl-lipid-desaturase-like: protein MGAGGRMSVPAAKNEQKKSNSAIQRMPYSKPPFTVGDLKKAIPPHCFQRSLVHSFSYVVFDLLFVCLFYYIATSYFHLLPSSLRYVAWPVYWIVQGCVSTGVWVIAHECGHHAFSDYQWVDDTVGLVLHSALMVPYFSWKYSHRRHHSNTGSMERDEVFVPKPKSKLGWYSKYLNNPPGRVATLFFTLTLGWPLYLAFNVSGRPYSSFACHYNPYGPIYNDRERLQIFLSDAGVLAAAYVLYHVALAKGLTWLICVYGVPLLIVNGFLVLITYLQHTHPALPHYDSSEWDWLRGALATVDRDYGVLNKIFHNITDTHVAHHLFSTMPHYHAMEATKAIKPILKQYYQFDGTSFYKAMWREARECVYVEPDENSKVKGVFWYKNKF from the coding sequence ATGGGAGCCGGAGGCCGCATGTCTGTTCCAGCGGCCAAAAATGAACAAAAGAAGAGCAACAGTGCCATCCAAAGAATGCCTTACTCGAAGCCTCCTTTCACTGTTGGTGACTTAAAGAAGGCCATCCCACCCCACTGCTTCCAAAGATCCCTCGTCCACTCGTTTTCCTATGTCGTTTTCGACCTCCTTTTCGTGTGTCTGTTCTACTACATTGCCACCTCATACTTCCACCTCCTCCCATCATCTCTACGCTACGTTGCGTGGCCTGTTTATTGGATTGTTCAAGGGTGTGTTTCCACCGGTGTTTGGGTGATCGCTCATGAGTGTGGGCACCATGCTTTCAGCGATTACCAGTGGGTGGACGACACTGTTGGATTGGTCCTCCACTCGGCTCTTATGGTCCCTTATTTCTCTTGGAAATACAGTCATCGTCGCCACCATTCGAACACGGGATCCATGGAGCGTGATGAGGTCTTCGTACCCAAGCCTAAGTCCAAATTGGGATGGTACTCTAAATACTTGAACAATCCACCAGGCCGGGTTGCGACTCTCTTCTTCACCCTCACCCTCGGTTGGCCGCTGTACTTGGCTTTCAACGTGTCGGGCAGGCCTTACAGTAGTTTTGCATGCCATTATAATCCCTATGGCCCGATATACAACGATCGAGAGCGACTTCAAATCTTCTTATCCGATGCTGGAGTTCTTGCCGCCGCATATGTGCTCTATCATGTAGCATTGGCAAAAGGGCTAACTTGGTTGATATGTGTTTATGGTGTACCTTTACTGATCGTCAATGGCTTTCTAGTCTTGATCACGTATTTGCAGCACACTCATCCGGCTTTGCCTCATTACGATTCTTCCGAGTGGGACTGGCTGAGGGGTGCATTGGCAACTGTTGATAGAGACTACGGTGTGCTGAATAAAATTTTCCACAACATCACGGACACGCATGTGGCTCACCACTTGTTCTCAACTATGCCACATTACCACGCAATGGAGGCCACAAAAGCAATAAAGCCGATCTTGAAACAGTATTATCAGTTCGACGGAACCTCCTTTTACAAGGCTATGTGGAGGGAGGCAAGGGAATGTGTGTATGTCGAGCCAGACGAGAATAGCAAGGTCAAGGGCGTCTTCTGGTACAAAAACAAGTTTTGA
- the LOC140957947 gene encoding uncharacterized protein, translating to MANANNFNDPTTIHALDTPVSKEIFGGIVYSTEASFVWTDLKDQFDKVNGSRIFALHRDIGRLVQDYCFRLNGYPPGHKLYKPQQGKSYSKKFGKEFQKSKKVQREANLVEEGFSETPQSSTPIGAQNFTAAQYAEILKLLGNSNLQSATQPVVNMAGNNSNLLHVSHAWIVDTGANEHVVGDISLLQNSMSIADSTKSVRMPNGSQTYISKIGTVPITNTLTLENDLKTGRIMGIGREEGGLYHFAPNCLPTQKLNLFPFETTFATRCNTLTVDKPFIAQSSIGFHDWHKQLGHMSFLRMKLLPFISNIDALPHCSICPMSKQSRIIEISVIHSIKILGGLCVDSSLSYQDRTPTPVLNHKTPFEILFHKPPAFEHLRTFGCLCYASILPVGHMFYPRAARCAFLGYSTVQKGYKVLDLHTKRVFFSKDVTFHENIFPFVSEHSQAPIFPCPTPFVEDSSTSVTTSEISTNPPLRRSSRTTVPPIWLKDFSCSQLPKANSAVCSYPISKYLTYSNFSPSYQDYLAAMSSVTEPNSYHEAITDPRWQDAMNLELAALE from the exons ATGGCAAATGCTAACAATTTCAACGATCCGACGACAATTCATGCTTTGGACACTCCAG TATCGAAGGAAATTTTTGGCGGGATAGTGTATTCCACCGAGGCTTCGTTTGTGTGGACAGATCTTAAGGATCAATTTGATAAGGTGAATGGTTCCAGAATTTTTGCACTTCATCGTGATATAGGTCGGTTGGTACAAG ATTACTGTTTTCGTCTCAATGGTTATCCACCGGGACATAAGTTGTATAAACCTCAACAAGGGAAGTCTTACAGTAAGAAGTTTGGCAAAGAATTCCAAAAATCAAAAAAAGTGCAGAGAGAAGCCAATTTAGTGGAGGAAGGATTTTCTGAAACACCACAATCAAGCACACCAATTGGTGCCCAAAATTTTACAGCAGCACAATATGCAGAAATTCTGAAGTTGCTTGGAAATTCGAATCTTCAATCGGCCACACAGCCAGTGGTGAATATGGCAGGAAACAACTCAAATTTACTTCATGTTTCTCACGCTTGGATAGTGGATACAGGAGCAAATGAGCACGTGGTTGGAGATATCTCTTTGTTGCAAAATTCAATGTCCATAGCAGATTCCACTAAATCTGTGAGAATGCCGAATGGTAGTCAAACATACATAAGCAAGATAGGGACAGTACCCATAACCAATACCCTTACACTCGAAAAT GACCTCAAGACTGGGAGGATAATGGGGATTGGTAGAGAAGAGGGTGGACTATATCATTTTGCTCCAAATTGTCTTCCAACACAGAAACTAAATCTTTTCCCTTTTGAAACAACTTTTGCAACAAGATGTAATACTTTGACAGTGGATAAGCCTTTTATTGCTCAATCTTCTATTGGTTTTCATGATTGGCATAAACAATTGGGTCATATGTCTTTTCTTAGAATGAAACTACTTCCATTTATATCCAATATTGATGCATTGCCACATTGTTCTATTTGTCCTATGTCAAAGCAATCTAGG ATCATTGAAATTTCAGTCATCCATTCCATTAAAATACTGGGAGGACTGTGTGTTGACAGCAGTTTATCTTATCAAGACAGAACTCCTACCCCTGTTTTGAACCATAAGACCCCATTTGAAATACTTTTTCATAAGCCCCCTGCATTTGAGCATCTACGGACATTTGGATGCTTATGTTATGCTTCTATCCTACCAgtaggacacatgttttatccTAGAGCTGCTCGTTGTGCCTTCTTGGGTTATTCAACTGTACAAAAGGGATATAAAGTTCTAGACTTGCATACCAAACGAGTATTTTTTTCTAAGGATGTGACATTCCATGAGAATATATTCCCTTTTGTGTCTGAACATTCACAAGCTCCAATTTTCCCGTGTCCTACTCCTTTCGTGGAAGATAGTTCCACATCTGTCACTACTTCTGAGATCTCTACTAATCCACCATTACGAAGGTCTTCAAGGACCACTGTTCCTCCTATTTGGTTGAAGGATTTTTCATGTTCTCAATTACCCAAAGCCAATTCAGCTGTTTGTTCTTACCCCATATCTAAGTACTTGACATATTCTAACTTTTCTCCCTCATACCAAGACTATCTTGCTGCTATGTCTTCAGTTACAGAACCAAACTCTTATCATGAGGCTATCACAGATCCTAGGTGGCAAGATGCTATGAACCTAGAATTGGCAGCATTGGAATAG